A window of Leptotrichia wadei contains these coding sequences:
- the asnS gene encoding asparagine--tRNA ligase, producing MLLELRELQKNTKEYLGKEIEINGWVKKIRSQKNFGFIELNDGTFFTGIQVVFDEALENFEEISKLTISTSVKVTGIVVESLGKGQDYEIKATKISVYQKADSDYPLQNKRHTFEFLRTIAHLRPRTNAFFATFRVRSILSYAIHKFFQEKNFVYVQTPIITGSDAEGAGEMFRLTTLDINNVPRTENGSIDFKQDFFGKEANLTVSGQLNVETFATAFKNTYTFGPTFRAEKSNTPKHAAEFWMMEPEIAFADLDVNMDIIEEMIKYIVNYVRENAKEEMEFFNKFVDKDLFARLDTLVNNKFDRITYTEAIEILKNAKKDFEYEVEWGIDLQTEHERYLAEEHFKKPVFVTDYPKDIKAFYMKLNEDGKTVRAVDLLAPGIGEIVGGSQREDDYDTLLGKIREMGLKEEDYWWYLDLRKYGSVPHSGFGLGFDRMLMYITGMTNIRDVIPFPRTTKNLEF from the coding sequence ATGTTATTAGAATTAAGGGAACTTCAGAAAAATACAAAAGAGTATTTGGGAAAAGAAATTGAAATTAACGGATGGGTAAAAAAAATTAGAAGTCAAAAGAACTTTGGGTTTATCGAGTTAAATGATGGAACTTTTTTTACTGGGATTCAAGTTGTGTTTGATGAAGCATTGGAAAATTTTGAAGAAATTTCTAAACTTACAATTTCAACTTCTGTTAAAGTTACAGGAATTGTGGTAGAATCGTTGGGGAAAGGACAGGATTATGAAATTAAGGCAACAAAAATTTCTGTTTATCAAAAGGCTGATTCAGATTATCCATTGCAAAATAAAAGACATACATTTGAGTTTTTGAGAACAATTGCACATTTACGTCCTAGAACTAATGCTTTTTTTGCAACATTCAGAGTGCGTTCAATCTTGTCTTATGCAATTCATAAATTCTTTCAGGAAAAAAACTTTGTATATGTGCAAACACCAATAATTACTGGAAGTGATGCGGAAGGTGCTGGAGAAATGTTTAGACTTACAACGCTTGATATAAATAATGTTCCAAGAACTGAAAATGGAAGTATTGACTTTAAGCAGGATTTTTTTGGAAAAGAAGCAAATCTTACAGTAAGTGGACAGTTAAATGTTGAAACATTTGCAACAGCATTTAAAAATACTTATACTTTTGGACCGACATTCAGGGCTGAAAAATCTAATACTCCAAAACATGCGGCAGAATTTTGGATGATGGAGCCTGAAATTGCATTTGCTGATTTGGATGTAAATATGGATATTATTGAAGAAATGATAAAATATATTGTAAATTATGTGAGAGAAAATGCTAAGGAAGAAATGGAATTTTTCAATAAATTTGTAGATAAAGATCTATTTGCTAGATTGGATACTTTGGTAAATAATAAATTTGATAGAATTACTTATACAGAAGCAATTGAAATTTTGAAAAATGCAAAAAAAGACTTTGAATATGAAGTTGAATGGGGAATTGATTTACAAACTGAGCATGAAAGATATTTGGCTGAAGAGCATTTTAAAAAACCAGTATTTGTAACTGATTATCCTAAAGATATAAAAGCATTTTATATGAAATTAAATGAAGATGGTAAAACAGTAAGAGCGGTTGACTTATTGGCACCTGGAATTGGAGAAATTGTAGGTGGAAGTCAAAGGGAAGATGATTATGATACCCTTTTAGGAAAAATTCGTGAAATGGGATTAAAGGAGGAAGATTACTGGTGGTATCTTGACTTAAGAAAATATGGAAGTGTGCCGCATTCAGGATTTGGTCTTGGATTTGACAGAATGCTTATGTATATTACAGGGATGACAAATATCAGAGATGTAATTCCGTTCCCAAGAACGACTAAAAATTTAGAGTTCTAA
- a CDS encoding tetratricopeptide repeat protein — protein MGKTKRVMMMVAILFTFATVVKGNYYIAENTETEGGDATTVNEEESIVPPTTKADETTKKAFKPPKEEAVKPKERDTGTMPATQTEDVSTEAKYNSYTNYENATLAKKSSSATFRMAQLYFRDGLYEKAVNLALKDENPDIPVMYVIAIGSRLMGNNDRSIDYYTRILSQDENQAEAKLGIGIAYKSKGDFSKALGYLRDYNSTHSDDEVKKEITILNEILAGSR, from the coding sequence ATGGGAAAAACAAAAAGAGTGATGATGATGGTGGCTATTCTTTTTACTTTTGCAACAGTTGTAAAGGGAAATTACTATATTGCAGAAAATACAGAAACTGAAGGTGGAGATGCTACAACTGTAAATGAAGAAGAAAGTATTGTCCCGCCGACAACTAAGGCTGATGAAACTACAAAAAAAGCATTTAAGCCGCCAAAGGAAGAGGCAGTAAAGCCAAAGGAAAGAGATACTGGAACAATGCCTGCAACACAGACTGAAGATGTATCTACAGAAGCAAAGTATAATTCATATACAAATTATGAAAATGCGACACTTGCTAAAAAAAGTTCATCGGCTACATTTAGAATGGCTCAGCTGTATTTTAGGGATGGGCTTTATGAAAAGGCTGTAAATCTGGCATTGAAGGATGAAAATCCTGACATTCCTGTTATGTATGTAATTGCGATTGGATCTCGACTTATGGGAAATAATGACAGATCAATTGACTATTACACTAGAATTTTATCACAAGATGAAAATCAGGCTGAAGCAAAATTAGGAATAGGTATTGCTTATAAATCAAAAGGGGATTTTTCAAAGGCATTGGGATATTTAAGAGACTATAATTCTACACATTCTGATGATGAAGTAAAAAAGGAAATTACAATATTAAATGAAATATTAGCTGGTTCAAGATAA
- the dprA gene encoding DNA-processing protein DprA, with protein MEWLRLKEYGMKNNHIKKLMLIFQDFEELFYEENFKLFNDELKHQLEESMKIDMKERIELYERNKVRIISVNDKEYPKKLKKIKDYPVFLYLKGKKLKDYEKIKIDKDKISVENKRNIAVVGTRRATKFGKTACEKIINELVNYDVTLISGLAEGIDTVALKTALDKGIEVASVVGTGLDIVYPYDNRGLWERIAETGTIISEYPLGTQPTRWTFPRRNRIIAGMSDGILVAESFKKGGALITAELGFSMNREIFAIPGFINYPSFEGCNDLIKNNKAKLITCGNDIAIEFLWDIKKEKSKLQKLTEEEQTVFETITEEVSFEQILQNVKEKIEKNKLFSIIMSLKIKGLITETNGAKYIRIV; from the coding sequence GTGGAATGGCTTAGACTAAAGGAATATGGGATGAAAAATAACCATATAAAAAAATTGATGTTGATTTTTCAAGATTTTGAAGAATTATTTTATGAGGAAAATTTTAAATTGTTTAATGATGAGTTAAAACATCAGCTGGAAGAGTCAATGAAAATTGATATGAAGGAAAGAATAGAACTTTATGAGCGAAACAAGGTAAGAATAATTAGTGTAAATGATAAGGAATATCCAAAGAAATTAAAAAAAATAAAAGATTATCCAGTATTTTTGTACTTAAAGGGGAAAAAACTGAAGGATTATGAGAAAATAAAAATTGATAAAGATAAGATTTCAGTGGAAAATAAGCGAAATATAGCGGTTGTAGGTACAAGAAGAGCTACAAAATTTGGAAAAACAGCTTGCGAGAAAATTATAAATGAACTTGTAAATTATGATGTGACTTTAATTAGCGGTCTTGCAGAGGGAATTGACACAGTTGCCTTAAAAACTGCACTTGATAAGGGAATAGAAGTTGCATCGGTAGTGGGGACAGGGCTGGATATTGTATATCCCTATGACAATCGGGGCTTGTGGGAAAGGATAGCGGAAACTGGAACTATTATAAGTGAATATCCGTTGGGAACACAACCTACTAGGTGGACTTTTCCAAGAAGAAATCGGATTATTGCAGGAATGTCAGATGGAATTTTGGTGGCTGAAAGTTTCAAAAAAGGCGGTGCATTAATTACTGCAGAATTGGGATTTAGTATGAACCGTGAAATTTTTGCTATTCCAGGATTCATAAATTATCCATCTTTTGAAGGTTGTAATGATTTGATTAAAAATAATAAGGCAAAATTAATAACTTGCGGAAATGATATTGCGATTGAATTTTTGTGGGATATAAAAAAGGAAAAAAGTAAATTACAAAAATTGACAGAGGAAGAGCAGACTGTATTTGAAACGATTACAGAGGAAGTAAGTTTTGAACAGATATTGCAAAATGTGAAGGAAAAAATTGAGAAAAATAAATTATTCTCAATAATTATGAGTTTAAAAATTAAAGGATTGATTACAGAAACAAATGGGGCGAAGTATATAAGAATAGTATAA